Genomic window (Leisingera methylohalidivorans DSM 14336):
GGGCAATTCGCCCGCGACCTGACGTCACAGCACCCGTTCAAGGGGCTGCGGCTGCTGGATATCGGATGTGGCGGCGGGCTGCTTAGCGAGCCCATGGCGCGGTTGGGTGCAACAGTTGTTGGCGCCGATGCCGCAGAAGGCAACCTGCCGGTCGCCCGCATTCATGCCGAACAGTCCGGGCTGGAGATTGACTACCGCCACACCACCGCCGAAGCGCTGGCCGAGGCCGGTGAGCAATTCGACGTGGTGCTCAACATGGAAGTGGTGGAACATGTTGCCGACCCGGTCAGCTATCTGACGGCGACGCAGCTGCTGCTGAAACCCGGCGGGCTGGAGATCTGCTCGACCCTCAACCGCAACCCCAAAAGCTTTGCCATGGCCATTATCGGGGCTGAGGTGATCATGCGCTGGCTGCCGCGTGGCACCCATGAATGGTCTAAGTTCATTACCCCGGACGAGCTGTTCGAGCTGCTGCGCAAAGCCGGGCTGAAGCCGGTGGACCGCAAGGGGTTCGTGTTCAATCCGATCACTTGGAACTGGTCCATCTCCGAACGCGATTTGTCGGTAAACTATGTGACCGCCAGCGTAAAACCGGGCTGAGGGTGCCCTCGCCGGCCGGTTTCAGCTGCCGCTTATCCTAAAGGATAGGTGGTAATCCTTATGCTCTCTTTAGCCATCGCGCCTCGCTTGGTATTTGTAACGAGCGGACTTGGAGTATTTTTCTTAGCCGCGATTGGGCACAAGCTAAAAACCTATCGGATGCTTGCGGGCGTCGCTGAAGGGGGCTGCCCATTGGTTGTACGATCGCCATTCACGGCATGATGGGGAAGAGGGGCGTCTGTTTGCAGGCGTCCCTTTTTTACGCCGAGAAAATGACGGCTTGGATTCAGCCGCTTTCTTCCAGCTTGCCGCGCAGTTCGCGCAAAATAGGCAAGGTCGCCCGGACACGATCGCTCCCTAATTCACCCACAACTTCCGAGATCACCGGTATGATCCCGGCCAGCGCCGCGTCACGGGCCTGCTTGCCAGCCGGGCTGATCGCCACCATTTTGCGCCGTGCATCGTCCCAATCGGGGCGGACATGGATGTATCCCGCAACTTCCAGCTTGCTCAGCGTGTTTGTCATCGCCCCGCGGGTCACGTGAAACGCTTTGGCCAGCTGCGCGGGCGAGCGTTCCAGCCCGGCCCGAGCCAAGTGGTTCAGCACCGAGAAATGCGACAGTTCCATCCCTTTGGGCAGCACTTTGCTGAGACGTGACCGCGCCAGCTGGTCAGCCATAAGAATTTCGCTGAACAGCGATACCGCCAGGGAATGGGTTTCATCCATCAGGGTTCGTCAAACTCCCGGTCGTGTGTCAAGGACGGCACGCGTTTGCGCGCTTCTGCCACTTTTTGAAGATCGAGATCAACGAAAGTCACGCCGGGCTCTTGGCCCGCATCGGCCAGCACCTCGCCCCAAGGGGCCACAGCCAACGAATGGCCATAGGTCTTACGGCTGGGCCCGCGGGAGGCCGGGTGCTGGCCGGTCTGCGCCGGGGCCAGCACGAAGCAGCCGGTTTCGATCGCCCGCGCACGCAGCAGCGAATGCCAATGCGCCGCGCCCGTAACATAGGAAAACGCTGCCGGCGCTGTGAGAATCTGCGCACCTCCCTTGGCCAAGGCCCGGTGCAGATGCGGAAAGCGTACGTCATAACAGATCGTCATGCCGATACTGGCGAAAGGTGTTTCTGCCACAATCGCCTTTGTACCCGGGCGGTAGCCATCGGATTCGCGGTAAGTTTCCTCGGGGGTGACCTCCACGTCGAACATGTGGATCTTATCATAGCGGGCTTTTATTTCACCTTTTGGGGAAATCAGAAATTGCCGGTTGGCGAAACGCCCGTCCTCATCGTGGGTCTTGATCCCCAGCGAACCCAGCAGCAGCCACACCCCATGTTTCGCGGCCTCGTTACGCAAGGTTGCGAGGATCGTGTCGTCTTCTTCATGGCAAAGCATAGCA
Coding sequences:
- a CDS encoding carbon-nitrogen hydrolase family protein → MRAALIQMTSTDIPAENLETVKTMMAEAVRGGAGFVLTPEVTNCLSGSRTHQNAMLCHEEDDTILATLRNEAAKHGVWLLLGSLGIKTHDEDGRFANRQFLISPKGEIKARYDKIHMFDVEVTPEETYRESDGYRPGTKAIVAETPFASIGMTICYDVRFPHLHRALAKGGAQILTAPAAFSYVTGAAHWHSLLRARAIETGCFVLAPAQTGQHPASRGPSRKTYGHSLAVAPWGEVLADAGQEPGVTFVDLDLQKVAEARKRVPSLTHDREFDEP
- a CDS encoding MarR family winged helix-turn-helix transcriptional regulator; this translates as MDETHSLAVSLFSEILMADQLARSRLSKVLPKGMELSHFSVLNHLARAGLERSPAQLAKAFHVTRGAMTNTLSKLEVAGYIHVRPDWDDARRKMVAISPAGKQARDAALAGIIPVISEVVGELGSDRVRATLPILRELRGKLEESG
- the ubiG gene encoding bifunctional 2-polyprenyl-6-hydroxyphenol methylase/3-demethylubiquinol 3-O-methyltransferase UbiG, producing the protein MQAPQSTVDPAEIAKFEAMAAEWWDPNGKFKPLHMLNPCRLDYITRQIAGQFARDLTSQHPFKGLRLLDIGCGGGLLSEPMARLGATVVGADAAEGNLPVARIHAEQSGLEIDYRHTTAEALAEAGEQFDVVLNMEVVEHVADPVSYLTATQLLLKPGGLEICSTLNRNPKSFAMAIIGAEVIMRWLPRGTHEWSKFITPDELFELLRKAGLKPVDRKGFVFNPITWNWSISERDLSVNYVTASVKPG